One part of the Stigmatella aurantiaca genome encodes these proteins:
- a CDS encoding GAF and HD-GYP domain-containing protein, giving the protein MLFQSDDTALTRRLLKLTSLLDVAKAMSAERDLDLLLPLILYEASKVVEADRCSLFIMDRERNELWSKVAQGSKNEIRLPVGSGIAGQVASTGAVINIPDAYADERFNRSFDTSSGYHTQTILCVPMRDASGEVTGVIQALNKRNGRIFDAEDEELLLALGANAAGAIENALLHEEINRLFEGFVSASVVAIEARDPSTAGHSERVANLTVELAHALEHTATGPYANIRFSPMELQELRYASLLHDFGKVGVREAVLVKAEKLYPHELDMLRARFQVARKDLQLQSYRRRLTAVKLRGDKALPEIEAEEEERLGEELKRLDEVLEFTLTCNRPTVLAQGGFERLQELAQLTYTDAFGQERPLLQTPEIRSLSITRGTLSAEERREIESHVDHTYRFLSQIPWTRTLRRVPEIAYAHHEKLDGTGYPRAIPSKTIPVQSKMMAITDIYDALTASDRPYKKAVPHTLAIDILSREANSGQLDKELLTVFTEAEVVRKVTARAKK; this is encoded by the coding sequence GTGCTTTTCCAGTCCGACGACACCGCCCTTACGCGGCGCTTGCTGAAGCTCACGTCCCTGCTGGACGTGGCCAAGGCGATGAGCGCCGAGCGCGACCTCGACCTGCTCCTGCCCCTCATCCTCTACGAGGCCTCCAAGGTCGTGGAGGCCGACCGCTGCTCGCTGTTCATCATGGACCGCGAGCGCAACGAGCTGTGGAGCAAGGTGGCCCAGGGCTCCAAGAATGAGATCCGCTTGCCCGTGGGCAGCGGCATCGCCGGCCAGGTGGCCTCCACCGGCGCCGTCATCAACATCCCGGATGCCTACGCCGACGAGCGCTTCAACCGCTCCTTCGACACCTCCAGCGGCTACCACACGCAGACCATCCTCTGCGTGCCCATGCGCGATGCCTCCGGCGAGGTGACCGGCGTCATCCAGGCCCTCAACAAGCGCAACGGCCGCATCTTCGATGCCGAGGACGAGGAGCTGCTCCTGGCGCTCGGCGCCAATGCCGCCGGCGCCATCGAGAACGCCCTGCTCCACGAGGAGATCAACCGCCTCTTCGAGGGCTTCGTCTCCGCCTCCGTCGTCGCCATCGAAGCGAGAGACCCTTCCACCGCGGGCCACTCCGAGCGCGTGGCCAACCTCACCGTGGAGCTCGCCCACGCGCTGGAGCACACCGCCACCGGGCCCTACGCCAACATCCGCTTCTCGCCCATGGAGCTGCAGGAGCTGCGCTACGCCTCGCTGCTCCATGACTTCGGCAAGGTGGGCGTGCGCGAGGCCGTGCTCGTCAAGGCCGAGAAGCTCTACCCCCACGAGCTGGACATGCTGCGCGCCCGCTTCCAGGTGGCCCGCAAGGATCTCCAGCTCCAGAGCTACCGCCGCCGCCTCACCGCCGTGAAGCTGCGCGGCGACAAGGCCCTGCCTGAAATCGAGGCCGAGGAGGAGGAGCGGCTCGGCGAGGAGCTCAAGCGCCTGGACGAGGTGCTCGAGTTCACCCTCACCTGCAACCGCCCCACCGTGCTCGCCCAGGGCGGCTTCGAGCGGCTGCAGGAGCTGGCCCAGCTCACCTACACCGATGCCTTCGGCCAGGAGCGGCCCCTGCTCCAGACGCCGGAAATCCGCTCGCTCTCCATCACCCGCGGCACGCTCTCCGCCGAGGAGCGCCGGGAGATCGAAAGCCACGTCGATCACACCTACCGCTTCCTGTCCCAGATTCCCTGGACGCGCACCCTGCGGCGCGTGCCGGAGATTGCCTACGCGCACCACGAGAAGCTCGATGGCACCGGCTACCCGCGCGCCATCCCCAGCAAGACCATTCCCGTGCAGTCGAAGATGATGGCCATCACGGACATCTACGACGCGCTCACCGCGTCGGACCGGCCCTACAAGAAGGCCGTGCCCCACACGCTCGCCATCGACATCCTGTCCCGCGAGGCCAACAGCGGCCAGCTCGACAAGGAGCTCCTCACGGTCTTCACCGAGGCGGAAGTGGTCCGCAAGGTGACGGCCCGCGCCAAGAAGTAG
- a CDS encoding NFACT RNA binding domain-containing protein yields the protein MSLRPVELEQVVVEAGTRLAGAVVQKAWCPLSRLAYLELRVPGRSFLLCLCAEGELARLSVAADRFPTPGEPAPFQRWLRQELTGFKLRSAEWREAERAAVLEFHREEEGIRRLVLELASPGGLVLLSASGRVLMLSGEGFAQRRGLHPGAEWTPPEPLSPEALAKARSAPSRLQPNPEDFAPLGEAAERLLGQKDRRSRADSIRRRLAQPYRARLKRSGRTLEKVRAEAARGPDAEEHRKLGELLSQNLHRLRRGATEVTLTAYTEAGMEEVKVKLDPKRGPKEQVDWHFHQYRRLTRGVEQARRREAELAREVAHAREALEQLERMDEAALLAQAEVLLLPTGEDGPPEGRPYKEYVGHGGQRIWVGRGSEDNDTLSFKVARPYHLWLHARGQPGSHVVVPLEKGREVPQEVLLDAAHLALHHSGAKGEPRGEVSYVPVKFLRKVKGAAPGQVQYSREKTFQVRMEPERLERLLKTRHTEPPAP from the coding sequence ATGTCCCTGCGCCCCGTGGAACTGGAACAAGTGGTGGTGGAGGCCGGCACGCGCCTTGCGGGCGCGGTGGTGCAGAAGGCCTGGTGTCCGCTGTCCCGGCTCGCGTACCTGGAGCTCCGGGTGCCCGGCCGCTCTTTTCTCCTGTGCCTGTGCGCCGAGGGGGAGCTGGCGCGGCTGTCCGTCGCCGCCGACCGCTTTCCGACCCCCGGAGAGCCCGCCCCCTTCCAGCGCTGGCTTCGCCAGGAGCTGACCGGCTTCAAGCTGCGATCGGCCGAGTGGCGGGAGGCCGAGCGGGCCGCCGTGCTGGAGTTCCACCGGGAAGAAGAGGGCATCCGGCGGCTGGTGCTGGAGCTGGCCTCGCCCGGAGGGCTCGTGCTGCTGAGCGCGAGCGGGCGCGTGCTGATGCTCTCGGGCGAAGGGTTCGCGCAGCGCCGGGGGCTGCACCCTGGGGCGGAGTGGACGCCGCCGGAGCCCCTGTCCCCCGAGGCGCTGGCGAAGGCCCGGAGCGCCCCGTCCCGCCTGCAGCCAAACCCGGAGGACTTCGCCCCGCTGGGGGAGGCCGCGGAGCGGCTGCTGGGCCAGAAGGATCGCCGCAGCCGCGCGGACTCCATCCGCCGGCGCCTCGCGCAGCCGTACCGGGCGCGCCTCAAGCGCTCGGGCCGGACGCTGGAGAAGGTGCGCGCGGAGGCGGCCCGGGGGCCGGACGCGGAGGAGCACCGGAAACTGGGCGAGCTGCTCTCGCAGAACCTCCACCGCCTGCGCCGGGGAGCCACCGAGGTGACGCTCACCGCGTACACCGAGGCGGGCATGGAGGAGGTGAAGGTGAAGCTGGACCCGAAGCGCGGGCCGAAGGAGCAGGTGGACTGGCACTTCCACCAGTACCGGCGGCTGACGCGGGGCGTGGAGCAGGCCCGCAGGCGCGAGGCGGAGCTGGCGCGCGAGGTGGCCCACGCGCGCGAGGCGCTGGAGCAGCTCGAGCGCATGGACGAGGCGGCGCTGCTGGCCCAGGCGGAGGTGCTCCTGCTGCCCACGGGGGAAGACGGCCCGCCGGAGGGACGTCCTTATAAGGAGTACGTGGGCCATGGCGGCCAGCGCATCTGGGTGGGGCGAGGCTCGGAGGACAACGACACCCTGAGCTTCAAGGTGGCGCGGCCCTACCACCTCTGGCTGCACGCGCGGGGGCAGCCGGGCAGCCACGTGGTGGTGCCGCTGGAGAAGGGCAGGGAGGTGCCGCAGGAGGTGTTGCTGGATGCGGCGCACCTGGCCCTCCACCACTCGGGGGCCAAGGGCGAGCCGCGAGGCGAGGTGAGCTACGTGCCGGTGAAGTTCCTCCGCAAGGTGAAGGGCGCCGCGCCGGGGCAGGTTCAATACTCCCGGGAGAAAACGTTCCAGGTGCGCATGGAGCCCGAGCGGCTCGAGCGGCTGCTCAAGACGCGCCACACGGAGCCCCCCGCCCCATGA
- the rpe gene encoding ribulose-phosphate 3-epimerase has translation MSRRVLISPSLLSCDFSRLAEEVRAVEAAGADWIHVDVMDGRFVPNITLGPVIVQAIKRVATKPLDVHLMIVEPERYIEAFAKAGADVLTVHVEASPHLHRTLQQIRQAGAKPAVVLNPSTPLSAIEEVLGEVEMVLVMSVNPGFGGQSFIEASVDRVRRLRAMLDARGLSTHIEVDGGINAETAKRVVEAGASVLVAGSHVFGAKDYAEAIRSLRP, from the coding sequence ATGAGCCGCCGCGTCCTTATCTCCCCGTCGTTGTTGTCCTGTGACTTCAGCCGCTTGGCCGAGGAGGTGCGCGCGGTGGAAGCGGCGGGCGCGGACTGGATTCACGTGGATGTCATGGATGGCCGTTTCGTGCCGAACATCACGCTGGGGCCGGTCATCGTGCAGGCCATCAAGCGGGTGGCGACGAAGCCGCTGGACGTGCACCTGATGATTGTCGAGCCGGAGCGCTACATCGAGGCCTTCGCGAAGGCGGGGGCGGACGTCCTGACGGTGCACGTGGAGGCGAGCCCGCACCTTCACCGCACGCTGCAGCAGATCCGCCAGGCGGGGGCGAAGCCCGCGGTGGTGCTCAACCCGTCCACACCCCTGTCGGCCATTGAAGAGGTGCTGGGGGAGGTGGAGATGGTGCTGGTGATGAGCGTGAACCCGGGCTTCGGGGGCCAGAGCTTCATCGAGGCGTCGGTGGACCGGGTGCGCCGGCTGCGGGCGATGCTGGATGCCCGGGGGCTGAGCACGCACATCGAGGTAGATGGCGGCATCAACGCGGAGACGGCGAAGCGGGTGGTGGAGGCGGGGGCCTCGGTGCTGGTGGCGGGCTCGCACGTGTTCGGCGCGAAGGACTACGCCGAGGCCATCCGCTCGCTGCGGCCGTGA
- a CDS encoding response regulator: MTSPIILISDDEPLLISALVREGRRAGLTCIGDTRSENVLPLARQHRPAVVILDIHQQLDGRDLLSQLKQDPATRHCKVIVLSGIEDQHMRHQCFKLGADAYEVKPFSTTFMPRVARLAASAQPMPIPA, from the coding sequence ATGACCTCCCCCATCATCCTCATCTCCGACGACGAACCCCTTCTCATCTCCGCGCTCGTTCGCGAGGGGCGCCGCGCGGGGCTCACCTGCATCGGGGATACCCGCTCGGAGAACGTCCTCCCCCTGGCCCGCCAGCACCGCCCCGCCGTCGTCATCCTCGACATCCACCAGCAGCTCGATGGGCGGGATCTCCTCTCCCAGCTCAAGCAGGACCCGGCCACCCGCCACTGCAAGGTCATCGTCCTCAGCGGCATCGAGGACCAGCACATGCGCCACCAGTGCTTCAAGCTCGGCGCCGATGCCTACGAGGTGAAGCCCTTCAGCACCACCTTCATGCCCCGCGTCGCACGCCTGGCCGCCAGCGCCCAGCCCATGCCCATCCCCGCCTGA
- a CDS encoding SIS domain-containing protein produces the protein MTHTPTAQTYLSDLTARMTRLFEINGEAIGAAAAAIQRTAEADGLVYVFGTGHSHTMSEEVHYRAGGLALTVPILATMTMVHEGAVASTAYERMPGLIANVLVRYPISARDILIVVSNSGINAAPVEAARYGKERGATVIALTSVEYSTSAANGRPRIADIADIVLDNLSPAGDAVISLPGTELRAGPVSTSLGAALLNAVLAEAAARLQGAGTAAPIYRSANLPGANEINQALVTRYRPRNPHL, from the coding sequence ATGACCCATACCCCCACTGCTCAGACCTATCTCTCGGACCTGACAGCGCGCATGACGCGGCTCTTTGAGATCAATGGCGAAGCAATTGGAGCCGCTGCCGCTGCCATCCAGCGCACGGCGGAGGCCGACGGCCTGGTCTATGTCTTCGGGACCGGCCACAGCCATACGATGTCCGAGGAAGTGCACTACCGGGCCGGTGGGCTGGCCCTCACCGTGCCGATCCTTGCGACGATGACCATGGTGCATGAGGGGGCAGTGGCGAGCACCGCTTATGAGCGGATGCCGGGTCTCATCGCCAACGTGCTGGTCCGTTATCCCATTTCGGCACGCGATATCCTGATCGTGGTCTCCAACTCAGGCATCAACGCGGCTCCGGTCGAGGCGGCGCGCTATGGCAAGGAACGGGGGGCAACAGTAATCGCCCTGACCTCGGTGGAATACTCCACGTCCGCCGCCAATGGCCGCCCCCGCATCGCCGATATCGCGGACATCGTGCTCGACAACCTGAGCCCGGCCGGGGATGCGGTGATCAGCTTGCCGGGGACGGAGCTCCGGGCCGGCCCCGTCTCGACCTCGCTGGGGGCGGCGCTGCTCAATGCCGTGCTGGCCGAAGCAGCCGCGCGCCTGCAAGGTGCGGGGACTGCGGCGCCGATCTACCGCAGCGCCAACCTTCCGGGCGCCAACGAGATCAACCAGGCGCTGGTGACGCGGTACCGGCCGCGCAATCCGCATCTTTGA
- the pyk gene encoding pyruvate kinase, whose protein sequence is MRRAKIVCTLGPASQSQDMLEALIEAGMDVARLNFSHGSHEQHAENIAKLRAASLKLRKAVGILGDLQGPKIRTGRFITGSTMLKEGATFTITTDESVKGTDDIVSTTYAHLAADVNPGDRILLDDGLLELKVLETDKKQILRTQVVIGGVLKNNKGINLPGVAVRADALTPKDREDLIFGIKEGVDFLALSFVRQPADIELARQAMAEAGKQVPIVAKLEKPEAIARLDAILDKTDGVMVARGDLGVEIPPEEVPAVQKDIIRRSNQRGLPVIVATQMLNSMIENPRPTRAEASDVANAVFDGADAVMLSGETASGRYPIESVQMMDRIVLAAESAGRAQTSLGRIPDGPIGVPSHFPDVIARVACQAAQASGASLIAAFTLSGVTARLLAHYRPAVPIVAFSPNQEVRRRLALLWGVVPRVLEPIQETEAMVKRVEEELLARGLARKGERIVIVFGAPVGQPGKINSLRLHTIEG, encoded by the coding sequence ATGCGACGAGCAAAGATTGTCTGCACCCTTGGTCCCGCCAGCCAGAGCCAGGACATGTTGGAGGCCCTCATCGAGGCCGGCATGGACGTGGCCCGGTTGAACTTCTCCCACGGCAGTCACGAGCAGCACGCCGAGAACATCGCCAAGCTGCGCGCGGCCTCGCTGAAGCTGCGCAAGGCGGTGGGCATCCTCGGTGACCTGCAGGGGCCGAAGATCCGCACGGGCCGCTTCATCACCGGCAGCACGATGCTGAAGGAAGGCGCCACCTTCACCATCACTACCGACGAGAGCGTGAAGGGCACCGACGACATCGTGTCCACCACGTACGCGCACCTGGCGGCGGACGTGAACCCCGGCGACCGCATCCTCCTGGATGACGGCCTGCTGGAGCTCAAGGTGCTGGAGACGGACAAGAAGCAGATCCTCCGCACCCAGGTCGTCATCGGCGGCGTGCTGAAGAACAACAAGGGCATCAACCTGCCGGGCGTGGCGGTGCGCGCCGACGCGCTGACGCCGAAGGACCGCGAGGACCTCATCTTCGGCATCAAGGAAGGCGTGGACTTCCTGGCGCTGTCGTTCGTGCGTCAGCCCGCGGACATCGAGCTGGCGCGCCAGGCCATGGCGGAGGCGGGCAAGCAGGTGCCCATCGTCGCCAAGCTGGAGAAGCCGGAGGCCATCGCGCGGCTGGACGCCATCCTGGACAAGACGGACGGGGTGATGGTGGCGCGCGGTGACCTGGGCGTGGAGATTCCCCCCGAGGAAGTGCCGGCCGTCCAGAAGGACATCATCCGGCGCTCCAACCAGCGCGGCCTGCCGGTCATCGTGGCCACGCAGATGCTCAACTCGATGATCGAGAACCCGCGCCCCACGCGCGCCGAGGCGAGCGACGTCGCCAACGCTGTGTTCGACGGCGCGGACGCGGTGATGCTCTCGGGCGAGACGGCCAGCGGCCGCTACCCCATCGAGTCGGTGCAGATGATGGACCGCATCGTGCTGGCGGCCGAGTCCGCGGGCCGGGCGCAGACGTCGCTGGGCCGGATTCCGGACGGGCCCATTGGCGTGCCCTCGCACTTCCCGGACGTGATTGCCCGCGTGGCGTGCCAGGCGGCCCAGGCGAGCGGCGCCTCGCTCATCGCGGCGTTCACGCTCTCGGGCGTGACGGCGCGGCTGCTGGCGCACTACCGGCCGGCGGTGCCCATCGTGGCGTTCAGCCCGAACCAGGAAGTGCGCCGCCGGCTGGCGCTGCTCTGGGGCGTGGTGCCGCGCGTGCTGGAGCCCATCCAGGAGACCGAGGCCATGGTGAAGCGCGTGGAGGAGGAGCTCCTGGCGCGCGGCCTCGCGCGGAAGGGCGAGCGCATCGTCATCGTCTTCGGCGCGCCCGTGGGCCAGCCGGGGAAGATCAACAGCCTCCGGCTGCACACCATCGAGGGCTAA